The following are encoded together in the Nocardioides sp. Arc9.136 genome:
- a CDS encoding TetR/AcrR family transcriptional regulator: protein MTRAAGLFDQSGYSNTTMDDIAKDVGVAKPTLYHYFPSKDDILHAIHGEFIDLLIERHEARAETGLRPEQLLLEVMADILELMETHRGHVRVFFEHHRELPPEARGPIKEKRDRYERIVEDLIAAGIESGVFRSADAHLAALATFGMCNWAYQWYRPGGRLRSRELAYQFWNFLVYGLGTDQLPPPTARATPPA, encoded by the coding sequence GTGACGAGAGCGGCCGGCCTGTTCGACCAGTCCGGGTACTCCAACACGACGATGGACGACATCGCGAAGGACGTCGGCGTCGCCAAGCCGACGCTGTACCACTACTTCCCGAGCAAGGACGACATCCTCCACGCCATCCACGGCGAGTTCATCGACCTGCTGATCGAGCGGCACGAGGCGCGCGCGGAGACCGGCCTGCGGCCCGAGCAGCTGCTGCTGGAGGTGATGGCCGACATCCTGGAGCTGATGGAGACGCACCGCGGCCACGTCCGCGTGTTCTTCGAGCACCACCGCGAGCTGCCGCCCGAGGCGCGGGGCCCGATCAAGGAGAAGCGGGACCGCTACGAGCGCATCGTGGAGGACCTGATCGCCGCCGGCATCGAGTCCGGCGTCTTCAGGTCCGCCGACGCCCACCTGGCCGCGCTCGCGACGTTCGGCATGTGCAACTGGGCCTACCAGTGGTACCGGCCGGGTGGCCGGCTGCGCTCGCGCGAGCTGGCGTACCAGTTCTGGAACTTCCTGGTCTACGGCCTGGGCACCGACCAGCTGCCGCCGCCGACCGCGCGGGCGACCCCGCCGGCCTGA